Proteins co-encoded in one Waddlia chondrophila WSU 86-1044 genomic window:
- a CDS encoding cytochrome b N-terminal domain-containing protein encodes MAVYKGNRRTTWAEHIANLPRDFIRSIFRHNYPNNDVDRSEIVFKNFFLHFHPVKCHKRSLNPFQTLGLGTITASMFLILVFTGVVLMFYYIPAEDRAYDIMKDWQDTTPFAMMYRNMHRWAAHLMVMFVFLHMSRVFYTGAYKGARKFNWVIGVILMVLTLVLSFTGYLLPWDQLSFWAVTVGSNIAGYVPNIPGFEHNVNRVMLLASTSVGQDALIRFYVLHVAALPLITGTLIGVHFWRIRKDGGLARPPDRLRPDPYRVVQRSDTKESFAPGVKRTYGLMELVRGTCPTVDKGPYNFVFTWPHLLRAELVCFFLSLVLVLGLSFINAPLEEPANPSKPPNPSKAPWYFLGLQEMVAYDAFWGGVGIPGLIIVGLMSIPYLDRNPRGEGVWFHRSRYLGIFLYTLFMTWQGILIIVGTYFRGANWGWVWPWTENFARH; translated from the coding sequence ATGGCTGTATACAAAGGAAACAGACGAACAACCTGGGCTGAGCATATTGCCAATTTGCCTCGGGATTTTATCCGTTCTATTTTTCGGCACAATTATCCGAATAATGATGTCGATCGCTCGGAAATTGTGTTTAAGAACTTCTTTTTACATTTTCATCCTGTGAAGTGTCATAAGCGTTCCCTGAACCCATTTCAAACACTTGGCTTGGGAACGATCACTGCCAGCATGTTTTTGATTCTTGTATTCACCGGCGTGGTTTTAATGTTTTATTATATCCCTGCAGAGGATCGCGCTTATGATATCATGAAGGATTGGCAGGATACGACACCATTTGCCATGATGTATCGCAACATGCACAGGTGGGCTGCGCATTTGATGGTGATGTTTGTCTTTCTTCACATGAGCCGTGTGTTTTATACCGGCGCTTACAAGGGAGCACGCAAGTTCAATTGGGTAATTGGAGTGATTCTTATGGTGTTGACTCTGGTTTTATCGTTCACCGGATATTTGCTCCCTTGGGACCAGCTTTCGTTTTGGGCGGTTACAGTCGGATCCAACATCGCAGGCTACGTTCCCAACATTCCTGGATTTGAACACAACGTCAACCGTGTGATGCTGCTTGCGTCAACCTCTGTTGGACAGGATGCTTTGATCCGCTTTTACGTCCTTCATGTGGCCGCGCTTCCATTAATAACCGGGACGTTGATTGGTGTTCACTTTTGGCGGATCAGGAAAGATGGCGGGTTGGCCCGTCCTCCTGATCGCCTGCGCCCGGATCCTTACCGCGTTGTGCAGCGTTCCGATACGAAAGAGTCGTTTGCTCCTGGAGTGAAGCGCACTTACGGTTTGATGGAGCTTGTCAGAGGGACTTGTCCGACAGTGGATAAAGGGCCTTACAACTTTGTGTTTACCTGGCCCCATCTTCTAAGGGCTGAGCTTGTTTGCTTTTTTCTTTCTCTTGTGCTGGTTCTCGGTCTTTCATTTATTAATGCTCCCCTTGAAGAACCGGCAAATCCGAGTAAACCTCCTAACCCTTCGAAAGCGCCCTGGTACTTTCTCGGTTTGCAGGAGATGGTCGCTTATGATGCGTTTTGGGGAGGCGTAGGCATTCCAGGCCTCATTATTGTTGGCCTGATGTCGATCCCCTATTTGGATCGCAATCCTCGAGGAGAGGGGGTTTGGTTCCATCGGAGCAGGTATTTGGGAATTTTCTTGTACACTCTATTTATGACTTGGCAAGGAATTTTGATTATTGTCGGCACTTACTTCAGAGGTGCGAATTGGGGCTGGGTGTGGCCTTGGACGGAAAATTTTGCAAGGCATTAG
- a CDS encoding ubiquinol-cytochrome c reductase iron-sulfur subunit has product MPKYRNSLNVDKDERDPMISRRSFLALMGVGACILGAAQMVNVSLLGYLYPNAMKVPPSVFSIGRPEDVLSFDGKIFNAKQKVFIESKTGKVRVQTAVCTHLGCTVNMVDTGYACPCHGSTYDQFGRNTGGPAPLPLVFFEIYKGASGDLMVDKSKATLDWEAAWFTPAV; this is encoded by the coding sequence ATGCCAAAATATCGGAATTCTCTAAATGTCGATAAGGATGAAAGGGATCCTATGATCTCAAGGCGTTCTTTTTTAGCTTTGATGGGTGTGGGCGCTTGCATTCTAGGCGCCGCCCAAATGGTCAATGTTTCTTTGTTGGGATATTTATATCCTAATGCGATGAAAGTGCCGCCGAGCGTTTTTTCTATTGGAAGGCCGGAGGATGTGCTTTCTTTTGACGGGAAAATTTTCAATGCTAAACAAAAAGTTTTTATCGAATCAAAGACTGGGAAAGTGCGTGTGCAGACAGCAGTCTGTACGCATTTGGGATGTACAGTGAATATGGTGGATACGGGATATGCATGTCCCTGCCATGGGTCGACATACGATCAATTTGGGCGCAATACTGGAGGGCCTGCTCCTTTGCCTTTGGTTTTTTTCGAGATATACAAAGGCGCTTCTGGGGATTTAATGGTTGACAAGTCGAAGGCTACTCTTGATTGGGAGGCTGCGTGGTTCACGCCTGCCGTATAA
- a CDS encoding cbb3-type cytochrome oxidase assembly protein, translating to MVWYLAVTILFALAGMLIYIYYLRNGQFDDMEDVKYQMFRDEE from the coding sequence ATGGTTTGGTATTTGGCTGTGACAATTTTATTTGCTTTAGCTGGAATGCTGATTTATATCTATTACCTGCGCAATGGACAGTTTGATGATATGGAAGATGTGAAATACCAAATGTTTCGAGATGAGGAATAG
- a CDS encoding FAD-dependent oxidoreductase — protein sequence MSEDDNENTFKTLFDVVIPDLDYYLRQIDCRDGCPVNTDPRGYMMALHSGKMLEGYKIARGPNPFASICGIICGAPCEISCRRDRVDKTLTIRAQKRYLDEWFGLDKEAHIKSLEMSYARGSTNPKPNGLKVACIGAGVASLTAAHDLLRLGYAVDVYEMMRMAGGMLTYGVPTYRLKNEVALNEIAAIEHLGAKIYYDMKLGRDITLDELEEKYDAIFLGVGLWKSRDLPIDGADEPDIIRGIEYLRVRCADQPWKIGKELVVIGGGNVAFDAARTSIRNKAEKVTMVCLESRDEQTADEFEIEDGMEEGVKIINRVAPKAVMRDENGRICGLKVQQIHRLFDHDGKFNPQLVPETETIIPCDSVVLAIGQSMDTSFLNGWKKRDALAIERGVIKTEKGTGRTSVKGIYAGGDAAFGAALFITAIRHGQEAARAIDHDLLGTTPYREFVGEFTEISPMRDKTYLRTKWALPSLQPAEIRKTNLNMVENNYTDQEAHEQSNRCLQCHVSPVFDGSLCIKCNGCVDVCPCNCLKLVPISQLNLDAGEGNLRKAVDHYYGVDSYEMEEDEMDQMGSAMLKDEDLCIRCGLCAEKCPTQAVTMDAMNYTFRWIG from the coding sequence TCCTCGAGGGTATATGATGGCTTTGCACTCAGGAAAGATGTTGGAAGGGTATAAAATCGCACGCGGTCCTAATCCATTTGCATCGATTTGCGGAATCATTTGCGGAGCCCCTTGCGAGATAAGCTGCCGCCGCGACCGAGTGGATAAAACTTTGACGATCCGGGCTCAAAAAAGATATCTGGACGAATGGTTTGGTCTCGATAAAGAGGCTCACATCAAGTCTTTGGAAATGAGCTATGCTCGCGGAAGCACGAACCCGAAGCCGAATGGCCTTAAGGTCGCTTGCATAGGAGCCGGCGTGGCATCATTGACTGCTGCTCACGACTTGTTGCGCCTTGGCTATGCTGTTGATGTGTATGAAATGATGCGGATGGCCGGCGGGATGTTGACTTACGGTGTTCCTACTTATCGTTTGAAGAATGAAGTGGCCCTGAATGAAATTGCTGCAATCGAACATCTGGGAGCAAAGATTTATTATGACATGAAGCTTGGAAGGGATATTACCCTTGATGAGCTGGAAGAAAAATATGATGCCATATTCCTTGGCGTCGGATTGTGGAAGTCGCGAGACCTTCCGATCGATGGGGCGGATGAGCCGGACATTATCAGGGGGATCGAGTACTTGCGTGTGCGTTGCGCTGATCAACCTTGGAAAATCGGAAAGGAGCTTGTTGTGATCGGAGGGGGAAATGTTGCTTTCGATGCCGCTCGCACTTCTATAAGAAACAAGGCTGAAAAAGTGACAATGGTCTGTCTGGAGTCAAGGGATGAGCAAACGGCCGATGAATTTGAGATTGAAGACGGGATGGAGGAAGGTGTTAAGATCATCAACCGCGTTGCTCCGAAAGCTGTTATGAGAGATGAAAACGGTCGCATTTGCGGTTTGAAGGTGCAGCAAATCCACCGCCTTTTTGATCATGATGGAAAATTCAATCCTCAATTGGTGCCTGAAACAGAAACGATCATCCCTTGCGACAGCGTCGTCTTGGCTATTGGCCAATCTATGGATACAAGCTTCCTAAATGGGTGGAAGAAGCGGGATGCGCTTGCGATCGAAAGAGGGGTGATTAAAACAGAAAAAGGAACTGGAAGAACTTCTGTTAAAGGAATTTATGCAGGAGGAGATGCTGCATTTGGAGCGGCTCTGTTCATCACAGCAATTAGACATGGGCAAGAGGCTGCCCGCGCGATCGATCATGATTTACTAGGAACGACCCCTTATAGGGAGTTTGTTGGGGAATTTACAGAAATTTCTCCCATGCGGGATAAGACTTATTTACGGACAAAGTGGGCCCTGCCTTCTCTTCAACCGGCCGAAATACGTAAAACTAATTTAAATATGGTTGAAAACAACTACACGGACCAAGAGGCGCATGAACAGTCGAACAGGTGTTTACAATGCCATGTCAGCCCTGTATTTGATGGATCCCTTTGCATTAAATGCAATGGATGCGTCGATGTCTGTCCGTGCAATTGTTTAAAACTTGTTCCGATTAGTCAGTTGAATTTGGATGCCGGTGAAGGCAACTTGAGAAAGGCTGTCGATCATTACTACGGTGTCGATTCCTATGAAATGGAAGAAGATGAGATGGATCAAATGGGATCTGCAATGCTGAAAGATGAGGATCTTTGTATCCGCTGCGGTTTGTGCGCTGAAAAATGCCCTACACAGGCTGTGACGATGGATGCGATGAACTACACATTTCGCTGGATTGGATAA